From Rutidosis leptorrhynchoides isolate AG116_Rl617_1_P2 chromosome 3, CSIRO_AGI_Rlap_v1, whole genome shotgun sequence, a single genomic window includes:
- the LOC139898980 gene encoding uncharacterized protein gives MQIYTTLTMYGHSHNNDMYNFSPELLAMQGMVTPLTPSHVAADYFMPPPPLAIPTFELDSPYATNSGSYDSPSYDASSPNVVIQRSGSSHSIVTPFYNNGLYHQPVSSPTELLDSEGVSSCTTIRKVFSAGDLQVTNMVQNRYHRSESPLSSESNSIIESMNKACRYSPDEKKERIERYRNKKTQRNFTKKIKYVCRKTLADSRPRIRGRFARNDEIEKAIEDQCTSQGHGEECLDDEDDDNWMNNFLDSFPPNLI, from the exons ATGCAAATTTACACTACACTAACCATGTACGGACACTCTCACAACAATGACATGTATAACTTCTCACCAGAGTTACTTGCGATGCAAGGAATGGTGACACCGTTGACTCCATCACATGTCGCGGCCGATTACTTCATGCCCCCACCCCCTTTGGCCATTCCCACGTTCGAATTGGACTCGCCATATGCAACAAATAGTGGAAGCTATGATTCACCGAGTTATGATGCTTCGAGCCCGAATGTGGTGATTCAAAGAAGTGGAAGTAGTCATTCGATTGTTACACCGTTCTATAATAACGGGCTGTACCATCAGCCTGTTTCATCCCCTACCGAGTTATTGGACTCGGAGGGAGTTAGTAGTTGCACTACGATAAGGAAGGTTTTCAGTGCGGGAGATTTACAG GTaacaaatatggtgcaaaatcgcTATCATCGCTCAGAAAGCCCATTATCGAGTGAAAGCAACAGTATAATTGAAAGCATGAACAAAGCTTGTCGATACTCGCCAGATGAGAAAAAAGAAAGAATCGAACGATACAGAAACAAGAAAACCCAACGCAATTTCACAAAGAAAATCAAG TATGTGTGTCGTAAAACATTGGCGGATAGTAGACCTCGTATACGTGGAAGGTTTGCGCGTAATGATGAAATTGAGAAGGCAATTGAAGATCAGTGCACCAGTCAAGGACACGGAGAAGAATGTCttgacgatgaagatgatgataattggATGAACAATTTTCTAGATTCATTTCCACCTAATCTTATCTAA